From Magnolia sinica isolate HGM2019 chromosome 13, MsV1, whole genome shotgun sequence, one genomic window encodes:
- the LOC131222615 gene encoding uncharacterized protein LOC131222615, whose protein sequence is MRDFPSCFGENGVQVADSSSGASRTAQNLVTCVYRSHLCSRSCIVTVTWSKNLMGQGLNVGIDDSTNQCLCKVDIKPWLFSKRKGSKSLEVDGSKVDIFWDLSAAKFGSGPEPLECFYLAIVFDHEMVLLLGDLSKEAYRKTNASPPPSNAVFISKREHIFGKRAYCTKAQFCDKGHVHDVVIECETVGLKDPCLSIRIDKKTVMQVKHLAWKFRGNQTILVDGLPVEVFWDVHNWLFSATVGNAVFMFQTSLSAEKLWSSHTSDLSVLPWSCSQIFRETQLQGLGFSLILYAWKNE, encoded by the coding sequence ATGAGGGATTTCCCTTCCTGTTTTGGTGAAAATGGAGTCCAAGTTGCAGATTCTTCGTCGGGGGCTAGCAGAACTGCTCAGAATTTGGTTACATGTGTTTATCGGAGTCACTTATGCAGCCGCTCTTGCATCGTCACGGTTACATGGAGCAAGAATCTGATGGGCCAAGGTCTTAACGTTGGTATAGATGATTCTACCAACCAGTGCCTCTGCAAAGTCGATATAAAGCCATGGTTGTTCTCCAAGAGAAAAGGATCAAAGAGCCTAGAGGTCGACGGTAGCAAAGTCGACATCTTTTGGGACCTCTCAGCTGCGAAATTTGGGTCTGGACCAGAGCCGTTGGAGTGCTTCTATTTGGCCATCGTCTTCGATCATGAGATGGTTCTCCTGCTCGGCGATTTGAGCAAAGAAGCATACAGAAAGACAAACGCTAGCCCCCCTCCTTCGAATGCAGTGTTTATATCCAAGAGGGAGCATATCTTCGGCAAGAGAGCGTATTGCACAAAGGCTCAGTTCTGCGACAAAGGGCATGTTCATGATGTTGTGATCGAGTGTGAGACGGTTGGCCTTAAGGACCCTTGCCTCTCAATCCGTATCGATAAGAAGACAGTAATGCAAGTGAAGCACCTGGCATGGAAATTCAGGGGGAATCAGACCATCTTGGTTGATGGGCTCCCCGTCGAGGTGTTCTGGGATGTCCATAACTGGCTTTTCAGCGCGACCGTCGGGAATGCGGTGTTTATGTTCCAGACAAGCCTATCGGCAGAGAAGCTGTGGTCCAGCCATACATCCGACCTGTCAGTGTTGCCTTGGTCTTGCTCACAAATATTCCGAGAAACCCAATTACAAGGTCTTGGTTTTTCATTGATTTTGTATGCTTGGAAGAATGAGTAG